Proteins found in one Actinokineospora alba genomic segment:
- a CDS encoding ferredoxin: MRIVADRARCEGLGMCEAMAPDFFEVGDDGTVTVLDGTPGEEHRSAVLAAVDACPVLALSLDG; the protein is encoded by the coding sequence ATGCGGATCGTGGCCGATCGAGCCCGCTGCGAGGGCCTGGGCATGTGCGAGGCGATGGCGCCGGACTTCTTCGAGGTCGGTGACGACGGGACCGTGACGGTCCTCGACGGGACTCCCGGCGAGGAGCACCGCTCGGCGGTGCTGGCCGCGGTGGACGCCTGCCCGGTCCTCGCGCTGAGCCTGGACGGCTGA
- a CDS encoding intein-containing Rv2578c family radical SAM protein, translating to MRWDGQRVGSADEQALPGLPGLVRSVRTPEFAGMVFHEVLAKSVLNRVPGGSPMPFQWTVNPYRGCSHACSYCLHGDTPILMADGSTKPISALRVGDRVYGTQRRGSYRHYVPTEVRDHWSTVKPAYRVTLEDGTSLIASGDHRFLTERGWKHVTGTVAGPGRRPHLTAGNKLMGTGRFAAPPKDTADYRRGYLCGIARGDGGGAPAAEIHARVAEYLTGDLAQSLPVPWPQAPTDEWRKGLLAGVFDSDGTFANRIVRFRNLGAKAAAAVLEALAHFGFHHAVEERRAPEGRCCVRVDGGLAEHLRLFHTIGPAVAAKRTIDDAAIKSAARLGVVEIQALGIDLPLFDITTGTGDFIADGVVSHNCFARRTHNYLDLDAGHDFDSQIVVKVNAAEVLAKQLRAPRWTREHVAMGTNTDPYQRAEGRYALMPGIIRALADSGTPFSILTKGTVLSRDLPLLTAVSSDVPVGVGVSIALLDRELQRGLEPGTASPQARLELVRRITDAGLPCAVFVAPVLPGLTDTTEQLDSLLTEIAAAGATGVTVLPLHLRPGAKEWFAKWLARDHPALVPLYRRIYGSRSTADIAYRRALGTRVGPLLRAHGFAGQDRAEPSWPRGSLPSPTEAPLVQEQLTLL from the coding sequence GTGCGATGGGATGGGCAGCGGGTCGGGAGCGCGGACGAGCAGGCCCTTCCCGGCCTGCCCGGTCTGGTGCGCAGCGTGCGGACGCCGGAGTTCGCGGGCATGGTCTTCCACGAGGTGCTGGCCAAGTCCGTGCTCAACCGGGTGCCGGGCGGCTCGCCGATGCCGTTCCAGTGGACGGTCAACCCATATCGCGGGTGTTCGCACGCGTGCAGCTACTGCCTGCACGGCGACACCCCGATCCTCATGGCGGACGGCTCCACGAAGCCCATCTCGGCGCTGCGCGTGGGCGACCGCGTCTATGGGACGCAGCGCCGGGGCAGCTACCGGCACTACGTGCCGACCGAGGTGCGCGACCACTGGTCCACGGTCAAGCCCGCCTACCGGGTCACCTTGGAGGACGGGACGTCGCTGATCGCCAGCGGCGACCACCGGTTCCTCACCGAACGCGGCTGGAAACACGTCACCGGAACCGTCGCGGGCCCGGGCAGGCGCCCACACCTGACCGCTGGCAACAAACTCATGGGCACCGGCCGCTTCGCCGCCCCGCCCAAGGACACCGCCGACTACCGCCGCGGCTACTTATGCGGAATCGCCCGCGGCGACGGCGGGGGAGCACCCGCCGCCGAGATCCACGCGCGCGTCGCCGAGTATCTGACCGGCGACCTGGCGCAGAGCCTGCCGGTCCCGTGGCCGCAAGCACCGACCGACGAGTGGCGCAAGGGCCTGCTGGCGGGCGTGTTCGACAGCGACGGCACTTTCGCCAACCGGATCGTCCGGTTCCGCAACCTCGGCGCGAAAGCCGCCGCCGCGGTCCTCGAAGCGTTGGCACACTTCGGTTTCCACCATGCGGTCGAGGAACGCAGGGCTCCCGAGGGACGCTGCTGCGTGCGCGTCGACGGTGGGCTCGCCGAACACCTGCGCCTGTTCCACACCATCGGCCCGGCTGTCGCGGCCAAGCGCACGATCGACGACGCCGCGATCAAGTCCGCCGCCCGCCTCGGCGTGGTCGAGATCCAGGCGCTGGGCATCGACCTGCCACTGTTCGACATCACCACCGGCACCGGCGACTTCATCGCCGACGGGGTGGTCAGCCACAACTGCTTCGCCCGGCGGACGCACAACTATCTCGATCTCGACGCGGGCCACGACTTCGACAGCCAGATCGTGGTCAAGGTCAACGCCGCCGAAGTCCTCGCCAAACAGCTCCGCGCGCCGCGCTGGACCCGTGAACACGTCGCCATGGGCACAAACACCGATCCCTATCAGCGCGCCGAGGGGCGCTACGCGCTGATGCCCGGGATCATCCGTGCCCTGGCCGACTCGGGGACGCCGTTCTCCATCCTGACCAAGGGCACGGTCCTGTCCCGAGACCTACCGCTGCTCACGGCCGTCAGTTCCGACGTCCCGGTGGGCGTCGGTGTCTCCATCGCCCTGCTCGACCGCGAACTGCAGCGCGGACTCGAACCCGGCACCGCCTCCCCGCAGGCTCGCCTCGAGTTGGTCCGCCGAATCACCGACGCCGGTTTGCCGTGCGCGGTCTTCGTCGCCCCGGTCCTCCCGGGCCTCACCGACACCACCGAACAGCTCGATTCCCTCCTCACCGAGATCGCCGCAGCGGGCGCGACCGGGGTGACAGTGCTTCCTTTACATCTGCGCCCAGGCGCGAAGGAATGGTTCGCGAAGTGGCTGGCACGTGATCATCCGGCACTGGTCCCGTTGTACCGACGTATCTACGGATCACGCAGCACCGCGGACATCGCCTACCGCCGCGCGCTCGGCACCCGAGTCGGCCCACTGCTGCGCGCGCACGGCTTCGCCGGCCAAGACCGCGCCGAACCTTCCTGGCCGCGCGGCAGCCTGCCCTCGCCGACGGAGGCGCCGTTGGTCCAGGAGCAGCTGACCCTGCTCTGA
- a CDS encoding NAD(P)/FAD-dependent oxidoreductase codes for MDLVVVGASLAGLRAVESARRAGHTGPITLIGAEPHLPYDRPPLSKAFLDTDGPTEVRPFRDEADLRDELGVRLLLGTPAQTLDPVACEVSVGRRTIPYDAVIIATGASPRPFPGTSGIAGVHQLRTADDAVAIRSALDNGARTVVVGAGFIGSEVASAARARGHEVTVVEAASLPLSRSIGVDAGTVCADLHRANGTDLRLGVGVAAIESADGRVTGVRLDDGTVLDADLVVVGTGVAPATGWLRGSGVPLHERDGGVLCDETLWTGVPGVYAAGDVAHVPNPLFDGDLMRLEHWTNAAEQGAAAARHALDPASARGLAPVPYFWSDWYGHRIQFVGTPDCDEVRVVDTDTFTALYRRGDRIVGALTVDRPREVMKFRKRIAGRGDWSEALAFSAREGAA; via the coding sequence GTGGACCTCGTCGTGGTCGGCGCCTCGCTCGCGGGGCTGCGCGCGGTGGAGTCGGCCCGCCGGGCGGGGCACACCGGGCCGATCACGCTGATCGGCGCGGAACCGCACCTGCCCTATGACCGGCCGCCGCTGTCCAAGGCTTTCCTCGACACCGACGGTCCGACCGAGGTTCGACCATTCCGCGACGAGGCCGACCTGCGCGACGAGCTCGGCGTGCGGCTGCTGTTGGGCACGCCCGCGCAAACGCTCGACCCGGTCGCCTGCGAGGTGTCAGTCGGGCGGCGGACGATCCCGTACGACGCGGTGATCATCGCGACCGGCGCGTCCCCACGACCGTTCCCGGGCACGTCCGGTATCGCGGGGGTGCACCAGTTGCGCACCGCCGACGACGCCGTCGCGATCCGGTCGGCGCTCGACAACGGGGCGCGGACAGTGGTGGTCGGCGCGGGCTTCATCGGCTCGGAGGTGGCCTCGGCGGCTCGGGCGCGCGGGCATGAGGTGACCGTCGTGGAGGCGGCTTCGCTGCCCCTGAGCCGGTCGATCGGAGTCGACGCGGGCACGGTGTGCGCGGACCTGCATCGCGCGAACGGGACGGACCTGCGGCTCGGTGTCGGCGTCGCGGCCATCGAGTCGGCCGACGGCCGGGTGACCGGTGTCCGGCTGGACGACGGGACCGTGCTGGACGCCGACCTGGTGGTGGTCGGAACCGGTGTGGCACCCGCGACCGGGTGGCTGCGCGGAAGCGGCGTCCCCCTGCACGAACGCGACGGCGGCGTGCTCTGCGACGAGACACTGTGGACCGGCGTGCCGGGCGTGTACGCGGCGGGCGACGTCGCGCACGTCCCCAACCCGCTCTTCGACGGCGACCTGATGCGGCTCGAACACTGGACCAACGCCGCGGAGCAGGGCGCGGCCGCCGCCCGGCACGCCCTCGACCCGGCGTCGGCGCGGGGGCTCGCGCCGGTCCCCTACTTCTGGTCGGACTGGTACGGCCACCGCATCCAGTTCGTCGGCACCCCGGACTGCGACGAAGTCCGGGTGGTGGACACCGATACGTTCACGGCTCTCTATCGCCGAGGAGACCGGATCGTGGGTGCGTTGACCGTCGACCGTCCGCGCGAGGTGATGAAGTTCCGCAAGCGCATCGCCGGGCGCGGCGACTGGTCGGAGGCGCTCGCTTTCAGCGCGCGGGAAGGTGCGGCTTAA
- a CDS encoding TetR family transcriptional regulator, translated as MNVVTMAESTDVAAGGPQRQRIIAAAAALTTRSGWASVTMSRLADEVGVSRQTVYNEIGTKPALAKAMVLDELGRFLSVVDKAFDEHPEDLIVAITAAVRGVLELAEGNTLLHAIVSATHGADTELLPLLTTHAESLLSTAKAVVADRMRPFRLPFTAWEFDAAIDMVVRVVLSHVMQPSGSPEETAADIAWIARRVLFP; from the coding sequence ATGAACGTCGTGACGATGGCCGAATCGACCGACGTCGCGGCCGGTGGCCCGCAGCGACAGCGCATCATCGCCGCCGCGGCCGCCCTCACCACCCGGTCGGGCTGGGCGTCGGTGACGATGTCGCGGCTCGCCGACGAGGTCGGGGTGAGCCGCCAGACGGTATACAACGAGATCGGGACCAAGCCCGCCCTGGCCAAGGCCATGGTGCTCGACGAGCTGGGGCGGTTCCTCTCGGTCGTCGACAAAGCGTTCGACGAACACCCCGAGGACCTGATCGTCGCGATCACCGCGGCGGTGCGTGGCGTCCTGGAACTGGCCGAGGGCAACACGCTGTTGCACGCCATCGTCTCCGCGACCCACGGCGCCGATACCGAACTGCTGCCGCTGCTGACCACCCACGCGGAGTCGCTGTTGAGCACCGCGAAAGCCGTCGTGGCCGACCGGATGCGCCCCTTCCGCCTCCCGTTCACCGCCTGGGAGTTCGACGCGGCGATCGACATGGTCGTGCGGGTGGTGCTCAGCCATGTGATGCAGCCTTCGGGCAGCCCGGAGGAAACCGCCGCCGACATCGCGTGGATCGCCCGGCGAGTGCTGTTCCCCTGA
- a CDS encoding DUF389 domain-containing protein translates to MLRLRAVCPPESSKAALDVLQEHVGATHVVLFPGAAIQPAGDVIEADVAREAADEILAVLCSLGIDHTGGITLDVIDTVMSDAADLAERDAPGEAADAVVWEELVSRTGEESRLNATYLAFLIIACLLAAVGVITDSPITIVGAMVVGPEFGPLAAIAVGLVRGRWDLVRRASLALGLGFVVAIAITAGGTWLGWTAGLFDASAIVGDHQVDFVYEVGPWSLIVAVLAGAAGMLSMTSAKSAALVGVFISVTTVPAAGYIAVAAILGEWQKVLDSAGQLTINLLGIVVAASAVLMVRRSRRFANDAVRPLSPG, encoded by the coding sequence GTGCTCCGTCTCCGCGCGGTCTGTCCGCCCGAGAGCAGCAAGGCCGCGCTCGACGTGCTCCAGGAGCACGTCGGCGCGACCCATGTCGTGCTGTTTCCAGGTGCCGCGATCCAGCCCGCGGGTGACGTCATCGAGGCTGACGTCGCCCGCGAGGCCGCGGACGAGATCCTGGCCGTGCTCTGCTCGCTGGGCATCGACCACACCGGGGGAATCACCCTCGACGTGATCGACACCGTGATGTCCGACGCCGCCGACCTCGCCGAGCGCGACGCCCCCGGCGAGGCGGCGGACGCGGTGGTGTGGGAGGAACTGGTCTCCCGCACCGGCGAGGAGTCCCGCCTCAACGCCACCTACCTGGCCTTTCTGATCATCGCGTGCCTGCTGGCCGCGGTCGGCGTGATCACCGACTCGCCGATCACGATCGTCGGCGCGATGGTGGTCGGTCCGGAGTTCGGACCGCTCGCCGCGATCGCGGTCGGACTGGTCCGCGGCCGCTGGGACCTGGTGCGGCGCGCGAGTCTCGCGCTGGGTCTGGGTTTCGTGGTGGCGATCGCGATCACCGCGGGCGGGACGTGGCTGGGCTGGACGGCCGGGCTGTTCGACGCGAGCGCCATCGTCGGCGACCACCAGGTCGACTTCGTCTACGAGGTCGGGCCGTGGTCACTGATCGTGGCCGTGCTGGCGGGTGCCGCCGGCATGCTGTCGATGACGTCGGCGAAGTCCGCGGCCCTGGTCGGCGTGTTCATCTCGGTCACCACCGTGCCCGCCGCGGGCTACATCGCCGTCGCCGCGATCCTCGGCGAATGGCAGAAGGTGCTGGACTCGGCCGGTCAGCTGACGATCAACCTGCTGGGCATCGTGGTCGCCGCTTCGGCGGTGCTGATGGTGCGCCGGAGCAGGCGGTTCGCCAACGACGCCGTACGCCCATTATCGCCTGGCTGA
- a CDS encoding YibE/F family protein translates to MDDWETRPIPRVRADDEPERASKGRHTAGPDGAGRRRRRDPEDEIAVTGHGHGHGPATPASAPVRRLLAFLVTPFALAAIIGMVLLFPTGDGPEGVGSGQEPVLGTVTAAEAGPCQFGGQPGAEPSPDQCLTVTVQMTDGQASGSEIRTAVPLEPSTPRFAVGDDVVLSYGGGDPLSGGSYQLVDFQRGTPLAVLALLFAAAVLVLGRWQGLKALTGLGLTFAVLLLFVLPAILGGENPLLVAIAGAGVIMFAVLYLTHGFSARTTTAVLGTMVSLALIGVLSALFAAASRLTGLDEETANLVGALGTGIDTRGLLLAGIVIGALGVLDDVTVTQTSAVWELRAANPTLTWRELYAAGLRIGRDHVSSAVNTLVMAYAGAALPVLLYSSLSDVGLGALLGSQSIAQEIVRTLVGSIGLVAAVPVTTALAALVAVRED, encoded by the coding sequence GTGGATGACTGGGAGACGCGGCCGATCCCGCGCGTGCGCGCGGACGACGAGCCTGAGCGCGCCTCCAAGGGCAGGCACACGGCGGGCCCGGATGGCGCGGGCCGTCGTCGTCGCCGCGATCCCGAGGACGAGATAGCGGTAACCGGCCACGGGCACGGACATGGACCGGCCACCCCTGCTTCGGCGCCGGTGCGGCGGCTCCTCGCGTTTCTGGTGACGCCGTTCGCCTTGGCCGCGATCATCGGGATGGTGCTGCTGTTCCCCACGGGCGACGGGCCTGAGGGTGTCGGGTCCGGCCAGGAACCGGTGCTCGGCACGGTGACCGCGGCGGAGGCCGGGCCGTGCCAGTTCGGCGGTCAGCCGGGCGCCGAGCCGAGTCCCGACCAGTGTCTGACGGTCACGGTGCAGATGACCGACGGGCAGGCCTCGGGCAGCGAGATCCGCACGGCCGTCCCCTTGGAACCGAGCACCCCACGCTTCGCCGTGGGCGACGACGTCGTCCTCAGCTACGGCGGCGGCGACCCGCTCAGCGGCGGCTCCTACCAACTCGTCGACTTCCAGCGCGGCACGCCCCTCGCCGTCCTCGCCCTCCTGTTCGCCGCCGCGGTGTTGGTCCTCGGGCGCTGGCAGGGGCTCAAGGCGCTGACCGGCCTGGGGCTGACGTTCGCGGTGCTGCTGCTGTTCGTGCTCCCGGCCATCCTCGGTGGGGAGAACCCGCTGCTGGTGGCGATCGCGGGGGCGGGCGTCATCATGTTCGCGGTCCTCTACCTGACCCACGGCTTCTCCGCGCGGACCACCACGGCGGTCTTGGGGACGATGGTCAGCCTGGCCCTCATCGGCGTGCTGAGCGCTCTCTTCGCGGCGGCGTCACGGCTGACCGGGCTGGACGAGGAGACAGCGAACCTGGTGGGGGCGCTGGGCACCGGCATAGACACGCGCGGGCTGCTGCTGGCGGGCATCGTGATCGGCGCCCTCGGTGTGCTCGACGACGTGACCGTCACCCAGACCAGTGCGGTGTGGGAGTTGCGGGCGGCGAACCCGACGCTGACTTGGCGGGAGCTCTACGCGGCGGGTTTGCGGATCGGCCGCGACCACGTGTCGTCGGCGGTCAACACGTTGGTGATGGCGTACGCGGGTGCGGCGCTGCCGGTGTTGCTGTACTCGTCGCTGTCGGATGTGGGCCTGGGCGCATTGCTGGGGTCACAGTCGATCGCACAGGAGATC
- the aspS gene encoding aspartate--tRNA ligase, which produces MIRTHEAGTLRAEHAGQTITLSGWVARRRDHGGVIFIDLRDGSGVAQVVFREGEMAERAHRLRAEFCVKVVGEVAARPEGNDNPELPTGAIEVLATELVVLSESAPLPFPLDDNVTVGEEVRLRHRYLDLRRSAPARAMRMRSEANRIARTVLHEENFLEIETPTLTRSTPEGARDFLVPARLAPGSWYALPQSPQLFKQLLMVGGMERYYQLARCYRDEDFRADRQPEFTQLDIEMSFVEQDDVIALGERIISALWKELADYEIPKPIQRIPYLESMARYGTDKPDLRFDLELTELTEFFADTPFRVFQAPYVGSVVMPGGASQPRKQLDAWQEWAKQRGARGLGYVLVNEDGTLGGPVAKNLSDAEREGLAKAAGAEPGDCIFFGAGVKSEARALLGAARLEIGKRCGLIDESAWSFVWVVDAPLFEEASAAVSAGDVAVGSGQWTAVHHAFTSPNPEWIDRFEEDPGNALAYAYDMVCNGNEIGGGSIRIHSKAVQERVFKMMGISEEDAREKFGFLLDAFAYGPPPHGGIAYGWDRIVALLAGEPSIREVIAFPKSGGGYDPLTAAPAPITPEQRKEAGVDFKPAKAEPKPEEA; this is translated from the coding sequence GTGATCCGCACGCACGAGGCCGGAACACTCCGCGCCGAGCACGCTGGGCAGACCATCACCCTGAGCGGCTGGGTGGCCCGCAGGCGCGATCACGGCGGCGTGATCTTCATCGATCTCCGTGACGGCTCCGGCGTGGCCCAGGTCGTCTTCCGCGAGGGCGAGATGGCCGAGCGCGCCCACCGCCTGCGCGCGGAGTTCTGCGTGAAGGTCGTCGGCGAGGTCGCCGCCCGCCCCGAGGGCAACGACAACCCGGAGCTGCCGACCGGCGCCATCGAGGTCCTTGCCACCGAGCTCGTGGTCCTCAGCGAGTCCGCCCCGCTGCCCTTCCCGCTCGACGACAACGTCACCGTCGGCGAAGAGGTGCGCCTGCGCCACCGCTACCTCGACCTGCGCCGCAGCGCCCCGGCCCGCGCGATGCGCATGCGCAGCGAGGCCAACCGCATCGCGCGCACGGTCCTGCACGAGGAGAACTTCCTCGAGATCGAGACCCCGACGCTGACCCGCTCCACCCCCGAGGGCGCCCGCGACTTCCTCGTCCCGGCCCGGCTGGCCCCCGGCTCCTGGTACGCGCTGCCGCAGTCCCCGCAGCTGTTCAAGCAGCTGCTCATGGTCGGCGGCATGGAGCGGTACTACCAGCTCGCCCGCTGCTACCGCGACGAGGACTTCCGCGCCGACCGCCAGCCGGAGTTCACCCAGCTCGACATCGAGATGTCCTTCGTCGAGCAGGACGACGTCATCGCCCTCGGCGAGCGCATCATCTCCGCGCTGTGGAAGGAGCTGGCGGACTACGAGATCCCCAAGCCCATCCAGCGCATCCCGTACCTGGAGTCGATGGCGCGCTACGGCACCGACAAGCCCGACCTGCGCTTCGACCTCGAACTCACCGAGCTGACCGAGTTCTTCGCCGACACCCCGTTCCGCGTGTTCCAGGCGCCGTACGTCGGCTCCGTGGTCATGCCGGGCGGCGCGAGCCAGCCCCGCAAGCAGCTCGACGCCTGGCAGGAGTGGGCCAAGCAGCGCGGCGCCCGCGGCCTGGGCTACGTGCTGGTCAACGAGGACGGCACGCTCGGCGGTCCGGTCGCCAAGAACCTGTCCGACGCCGAGCGCGAGGGCCTGGCCAAGGCCGCGGGCGCGGAGCCGGGCGACTGCATCTTCTTCGGCGCGGGCGTCAAGTCCGAGGCGCGGGCACTGCTCGGCGCCGCCCGCCTGGAGATCGGCAAGCGCTGCGGCCTCATCGACGAGTCGGCCTGGTCGTTCGTCTGGGTCGTCGACGCCCCGCTGTTCGAGGAGGCCTCCGCCGCGGTCAGCGCCGGTGACGTCGCCGTCGGCTCCGGCCAGTGGACCGCCGTGCACCACGCCTTCACCTCGCCGAACCCCGAGTGGATCGACCGTTTCGAGGAAGACCCGGGCAACGCCCTGGCCTACGCCTACGACATGGTCTGCAACGGCAACGAGATCGGCGGCGGCTCGATCCGTATCCACAGCAAGGCCGTGCAGGAGCGCGTCTTCAAGATGATGGGCATCAGCGAGGAGGACGCGCGGGAGAAGTTCGGCTTCCTGCTCGACGCCTTCGCCTACGGCCCACCCCCGCACGGCGGCATCGCCTACGGCTGGGACCGCATCGTGGCCCTGCTCGCCGGTGAGCCGTCGATCCGCGAGGTCATCGCGTTCCCGAAGTCCGGCGGCGGCTACGACCCGCTGACGGCCGCGCCCGCGCCGATCACCCCGGAGCAGCGCAAGGAGGCGGGCGTCGACTTCAAGCCCGCCAAGGCGGAGCCCAAGCCCGAAGAGGCGTAA
- a CDS encoding fatty acid desaturase — protein sequence MRPGQDTGTVSQSSTETWTDGKRYLWLIGLVVPSLAFLAIGMHQLTDWAVWLWLGPVVILVIVPAIDLIAGLDRSNPPDDVIEALEKDKYYRWITYAFLPIQYAGFITAFYLIGGDSLSVVEKVGLAISIGCIGGIGINTAHELGHKKESHERWLSKIALAQSFYGHFYIEHNRGHHVRVATPEDPASSRMGENLYQFWPRTVFGSVKSAWHLEKKRYARRDQHPFRLGNDVLNAWLMSAALWGAMIIAFGVGILPYLLIQAVVGFSLLEVVNYLEHYGMLRQQVGPPDRRRYERVAPSHSWNSNNIATNVLLYHLQRHSDHHANPTRRYQTLRDFEESPVLPTGYAGMIVLAMIPPVWRRVMDPRVVAHFGGDLTKANISPRKRDKILAKYGTATPSTTDTPADTAVRVPANLIHVGKCPGCGYVYDEAVGDPREGFPAGTPWSAVPDNWCCPDCGVREKIDFLPVTKVGV from the coding sequence ATGAGGCCAGGACAGGACACCGGGACCGTCTCGCAGAGTTCGACCGAGACGTGGACCGACGGCAAGCGGTACCTCTGGCTGATCGGCCTGGTGGTGCCCTCGCTGGCATTCCTCGCGATCGGCATGCACCAGCTCACCGACTGGGCGGTGTGGCTGTGGCTGGGACCGGTGGTGATCCTGGTGATCGTCCCCGCGATCGACCTCATCGCCGGGCTCGACCGGTCGAACCCCCCGGACGACGTGATCGAGGCGCTGGAGAAGGACAAGTACTACCGCTGGATCACCTACGCGTTCCTGCCGATCCAGTACGCGGGCTTCATCACCGCCTTCTACCTCATCGGCGGGGACAGCCTGTCGGTCGTCGAGAAGGTCGGCCTGGCCATCTCCATCGGCTGCATCGGCGGGATCGGCATCAACACCGCCCACGAACTCGGCCACAAGAAGGAGAGCCACGAGCGCTGGCTGTCCAAGATCGCCCTGGCGCAGAGCTTCTACGGCCACTTCTACATCGAGCACAACCGCGGCCACCACGTGCGGGTCGCGACGCCGGAGGACCCGGCCAGCAGCCGGATGGGCGAGAACCTCTACCAGTTCTGGCCGCGCACGGTCTTCGGCTCCGTCAAGAGCGCCTGGCACCTGGAGAAGAAGCGCTACGCCCGCCGCGACCAGCACCCGTTCCGCCTGGGCAACGACGTGCTCAACGCCTGGTTGATGTCCGCGGCGCTGTGGGGCGCGATGATCATCGCCTTCGGTGTCGGGATCCTGCCGTACCTGCTCATCCAGGCCGTGGTCGGCTTCTCGCTGCTCGAGGTCGTGAACTACCTGGAGCACTACGGGATGCTGCGGCAGCAGGTCGGCCCGCCGGATCGCCGCCGCTACGAGCGCGTCGCCCCGAGCCACAGTTGGAACTCCAACAACATCGCCACCAACGTTCTGCTTTATCACCTGCAGCGGCACAGCGACCACCACGCGAACCCGACGCGGCGCTACCAGACGCTGCGCGACTTCGAAGAGTCCCCGGTGCTGCCCACCGGCTACGCGGGCATGATCGTGCTCGCCATGATCCCGCCGGTGTGGCGCCGGGTCATGGACCCGCGGGTGGTCGCGCACTTCGGCGGCGACCTCACCAAGGCGAACATCTCACCCCGCAAGCGCGACAAGATCCTCGCCAAGTACGGCACGGCCACACCGTCGACCACGGACACGCCTGCGGACACCGCAGTCCGTGTACCCGCGAACCTGATCCACGTGGGCAAGTGCCCAGGTTGCGGCTACGTCTACGACGAAGCCGTCGGCGACCCGCGCGAAGGCTTCCCCGCGGGCACCCCGTGGAGCGCGGTGCCGGACAACTGGTGCTGCCCGGACTGCGGTGTGCGGGAGAAGATCGACTTCCTGCCGGTCACGAAGGTCGGTGTGTGA